A single Caretta caretta isolate rCarCar2 chromosome 2, rCarCar1.hap1, whole genome shotgun sequence DNA region contains:
- the LOC142070811 gene encoding uncharacterized protein LOC142070811 isoform X1 — protein sequence MDSENGILSAMAEDFADGEDEEEDELEESTQHTVFPNSQDLFITLTEIPSQPNEAGEGTSAATDVSSLPPPSQRLSQIRQRKKRTHDDMFSELMQSSSTDRAVWRDTIAEYRMVADEHEERWRQEDQRRHEETLGILRGQTDMLRRLVEVQERQQDHRLPLQPLLNCLPSSPSSIASSPRRPRMRGGKLRAPNHSTPVDSPRNRRLAFNKF from the exons atggactccgaGAATGGGATACTCtctgccatggctgaggattttgcagatggggaagatgaggaggaggacgagcttgaggagagcacacaacacacagttttccccaacagccaggatctttttatcaccctgactgaaataccttcccaacccaacgaagctggagaagggacctctg CAGCTACagatgtttcaagcctccctcctccatcccagaggctatctcagataaggcagcgaaaaaaacgcacacacgatgacatgttctctgagctcatgcagtcatccagcactgacagagctgtgtggagggacacaatagcagagtacaggatggtggctgatgaacatgaggagaggtggcggcaggaagatcagaggaggcatgaggaaacgcTGGGGATACTGCGGggtcaaacggacatgctcaggcgtctggtggaggttcaggaacggcagcaggatcacagactgccactgcagcccctgcttaactgccttccctcctccccaagttccatagcctcctcacccagacgcccaagaatgcggggtgggaagctccgggcacccaaccactccaccccagttgACAGCCCaagaaacagaaggctggcattcaacaagttttaa
- the LOC142070811 gene encoding uncharacterized protein LOC142070811 isoform X2, whose amino-acid sequence MDSENGILSAMAEDFADGEDEEEDELEESTQHTVFPNSQDLFITLTEIPSQPNEAGEGTSATDVSSLPPPSQRLSQIRQRKKRTHDDMFSELMQSSSTDRAVWRDTIAEYRMVADEHEERWRQEDQRRHEETLGILRGQTDMLRRLVEVQERQQDHRLPLQPLLNCLPSSPSSIASSPRRPRMRGGKLRAPNHSTPVDSPRNRRLAFNKF is encoded by the exons atggactccgaGAATGGGATACTCtctgccatggctgaggattttgcagatggggaagatgaggaggaggacgagcttgaggagagcacacaacacacagttttccccaacagccaggatctttttatcaccctgactgaaataccttcccaacccaacgaagctggagaagggacctctg CTACagatgtttcaagcctccctcctccatcccagaggctatctcagataaggcagcgaaaaaaacgcacacacgatgacatgttctctgagctcatgcagtcatccagcactgacagagctgtgtggagggacacaatagcagagtacaggatggtggctgatgaacatgaggagaggtggcggcaggaagatcagaggaggcatgaggaaacgcTGGGGATACTGCGGggtcaaacggacatgctcaggcgtctggtggaggttcaggaacggcagcaggatcacagactgccactgcagcccctgcttaactgccttccctcctccccaagttccatagcctcctcacccagacgcccaagaatgcggggtgggaagctccgggcacccaaccactccaccccagttgACAGCCCaagaaacagaaggctggcattcaacaagttttaa